Genomic DNA from Chloroflexota bacterium:
GGCCCGCCCGAAAGCTCTCCACGAAGGTGGGCCGAAAGTCGGTCCCGGACTCCCAGGCCGGATCGCGCAGCCGCTCGCTCTGCGCCCGGTGGGCCAGCGCCATCTGCTGCCAGCGACGGCCGGCCGGGGTTGCGGCGTCGGGGCGATCCTGGCTCATCACGGGAAACTCGTCTGCTCCAGCAAGCGTCTGCGCGGGGAGTGTAGCCGCCACACGGTGAGCCCCGCGAACAACCACCATGCAGTCGCAGGGCGATTGCATGATGGGCACGTCCCGCAGCGTCGTCGGGGCTTGAAAGCCCCGCCTACGATCCTGCAGTCGCTGCGCGACGCTCCAGTCGCACCAGTGCCTGCCGTTCCCGACGGCCGTCGCGCAGCGACTGAATGACTGTGGTCGGGGACTGAAGTCCCCGACCGCCCGTTCCATGATGCTTCGGGTACACCAACGAACATGCAACCGCCCTGAGTCACGAACCGGAGCGATTGCATGTTGATGTCGTCGTGCCGCCGCGTCGGGGCTTGAAAGCCCCGCCTACCATCCTGCAGTCGCTGCGCGACGCTCCAGTCGCACCAGTGCTTGCCGTTCCCTGCGTCCGTCGCGCAGCGACGGCGTGACTGTAGGCGGGGACTTCAGTCCCCGACCGCCCGTTCCATGATGCTTCGGGTACACCAACGAACATGCAACCGCCCTGCAGTCAGCCGTCAGCCCTGGCGCAGCGCATCACGATCAGCACACATAGTTGACAAACTCGACTACCCGAGTCAGCATTAGGGGGGGAGAAGACCGAGCGGCGCCCGGCCTCCAGCTCTGAAAAGAGGATCCTGTCATGAAAATCGCCGATGACGCGACCCAGCTCGTTGGGCACACGCCCCTTGTCAGGCTCAATCGGGTCACCGAAGGGGCCGTTGCGACGGTCGTCGCCAAGCTTGAGTTCTACAACCCGGCCCACAGCGTCAAGGACCGTATCGGCGTCTCGATGATCGACGCCGCCGAGGCGGCCGGCCTCATCAAGCCCGACACGATCCTCGTCGAGCCGACCAGCGGCAACACGGGCATCGCCCTGGCGTTCGTCTGCGCTGCGCGCGGCTACAAGCTCGTGCTGACCATGCCCGAGACGATGAGCGTCGAACGGCGCATCCTCCTGCGGGCCTATGGGGCCGAGCTGATCCTGACCCCGGGCAGCGAGGGCATGGCCGGCGCGATCAAGCGTGCCGAGGATATCGCCGCCTCGGACCCCCGGTACTTCATGCCGCAGCAGTTCAAGAACCCGGCCAACCCGGAGATCCACCGCAAGACCACGGCCGAGGAGATCTGGGCCGACACCGATGGACAGGTCGACATCCTGGTGGCCGGCATCGGGACGGGCGGCACGATCACCGGCGTCGGGCAGGTCATCAAGGCCCGCAAGCCCTCGTTCAAGGTCGTTGCCGTCGAGCCAGACGCCTCGCCGATCCTCTCTGGCGGGCAGAAAGGCCCGCACCCGATCCAGGGCATCGGCGCGGGCTTCGTGCCCGACGTGCTGGACACGACGGTCTACGACGAGGTCATCCGCGTCAAGAACGACGATGCGTTTGAGACGGCGCGGCGCATGGGGCGCACCGAGGGGATCCTGGTCGGCATCTCGTCAGGGGCGGCGGTCTGGGCGGCGCTTCAGGTGGCGCAGCGGCCTGAGAACGCCGGCAAGCTGATCGTGGTGATCATCCCGTCGTTCGGCGAGCGCTACCTGAGCACGCCACTCTACGCCGGCCTGGCGGACGCCTAGTCCAGAGCGACACTGGAAACTCCGCGGCTTCCGTCCGAAGGAGCCTCACCCCCCGACCCCCGATGCCGTCCGGAGAGGACGCCCTCCGCACCGCGAGCGTCGGCGAGTCGGACCGTCACCATGCGGGTCCACTCGCTGACGCTCGTGGCACGGAAGCGCGACGCGTGCCAACAGGCGGCGCGGCGCGAGCGCCGGCCTGACAGCCCTTGGCGCTCGCCTTCCCCTGGTCTGACAGCGGGTCAGAAGGCCGGCGGCGTCTGGACGTTGACGGTCACGTTCTTCCGCTGCGTGAAGCTCTCAAGCATGCCCTCAAGCGAGAACTCCCGACCGATACCGCTCTGCTTGTAGCCGCCGTACGAGTGCCCTGGCGTCTGTCCGAGGCCCTGGTTGACCTGGACCCAGCCCGCCTCCACCGCGTGCGCTGTCCGCAGCGCCCGTCCGATGTCGTGGGTCCAGACGTAGGCGGCCAGCCCGTAGTGGGAATCGTTCGCCATGCGGATGACGTCCTGCTCGTCAGTCCAGCGGATCGCGACCAGGACCGGCCCGAAGATCTCCTCGCGGGCGATGCGCCAGTCGTTAGAGACGTCGGCGAAGACCGTCGGGAGGGCGAAGTACCCGGCTGACAGCGGACCTTCCTTCGGCGGCAACCCGCCAAGCACCAGGCGCGCATCCGCCCGTTCGAGGCCGTCTGCGACGTACGAACAGACCTGCTTGAACTGCTTCTCGTTGATCAGCGTCCCGATGTCGCTGGCCTCGTCGAGCGGATCGCCCAGCCGCAGCGTCGCGACCTTCACGGCGAGCTTCTCCAGAAAGCTGTCGAAGATCGAGGCGTGCAGGAACAGCCGTGAGCCGGCCGTGCACGACTGGCTCTGGCGGGTGAAGCGCATCGCCGCGATGATGCCGTCAACCACCCAGTCCTCGTTCGCGTCGGGGAACACGATGGACGAACTCTTGCCGCCCAGCTCCAGCGAGACCGGCACGACCCGCTCGGCGGCAGCGCGCATCACCAGTTTCCCGACCTCTGTGGAGCCGGTGAACGAGAGCTTGGCGATGCCCGCATGTTGGATCAGCGCGCTGCCGCACTCCTCGCCGAGGCCCGTCAGCACGTTGAGCACGCCCGGCGGCAGGATCTCGGAGGCCACCCGCGCGACGAGCAGCACACCCAGCGGCGCATCTTCGGCCGTCTTGAGGACGATGGTGTTGCCGGTGCAGAGGGCCGGCGCGATCTTGAGCGCGGCCAGGAGGACGGGCGCATTCCAGGGGATGATCGCGCCGACGACGCCGAGCGGCTCGCGTCGGGTGTAGCTCAGAACCTGCTCGCCGAGCGGGAGCGTCTCACCCTTCAGCTCGCTACCAAGGCCGCCAAAGTAGCGGAAGATGTCTGCCGAGAGGCGCGCCTCATTGCGAGCCTGGGTCCGCAGGGCGTTTCCCGTCTCCAGCGCAATGATCCGCGCCAGCTCCTCGCCGCGGGCATCCAGCGCATCGGCGATCCTCAGCAGCAGCCGACCTCGGTCGCGCGGGATCACGGTGCGCCAGGAGGCGAACGCGGCCTGGGCGGCCTGGACCGCCCGATCCACGTCGGCGGCACGCACCATGTCACGGTCAACCTCTTCAATGGGCTTGTCGGGCTCGACGCCGACCTCAACCCGGTGCCGGATCTCGCAGAGAGCTGGGTCGTCTCTCCGGACGGCAAGACGGTGACCTTCACGCTGGCGTCGGGTGTGCTCTGGCACGACGGCCAGCCGTTCACCTCGGCAGACGTCGCGTTCACGTTCCAGGACATCCTGCTCAAGTACCACTCGCGCACCAGGGCCGGATTGGAGCACGTCCTCGAAGGGAT
This window encodes:
- a CDS encoding aldehyde dehydrogenase family protein, whose protein sequence is MVRAADVDRAVQAAQAAFASWRTVIPRDRGRLLLRIADALDARGEELARIIALETGNALRTQARNEARLSADIFRYFGGLGSELKGETLPLGEQVLSYTRREPLGVVGAIIPWNAPVLLAALKIAPALCTGNTIVLKTAEDAPLGVLLVARVASEILPPGVLNVLTGLGEECGSALIQHAGIAKLSFTGSTEVGKLVMRAAAERVVPVSLELGGKSSSIVFPDANEDWVVDGIIAAMRFTRQSQSCTAGSRLFLHASIFDSFLEKLAVKVATLRLGDPLDEASDIGTLINEKQFKQVCSYVADGLERADARLVLGGLPPKEGPLSAGYFALPTVFADVSNDWRIAREEIFGPVLVAIRWTDEQDVIRMANDSHYGLAAYVWTHDIGRALRTAHAVEAGWVQVNQGLGQTPGHSYGGYKQSGIGREFSLEGMLESFTQRKNVTVNVQTPPAF
- the cysK gene encoding cysteine synthase A, whose protein sequence is MKIADDATQLVGHTPLVRLNRVTEGAVATVVAKLEFYNPAHSVKDRIGVSMIDAAEAAGLIKPDTILVEPTSGNTGIALAFVCAARGYKLVLTMPETMSVERRILLRAYGAELILTPGSEGMAGAIKRAEDIAASDPRYFMPQQFKNPANPEIHRKTTAEEIWADTDGQVDILVAGIGTGGTITGVGQVIKARKPSFKVVAVEPDASPILSGGQKGPHPIQGIGAGFVPDVLDTTVYDEVIRVKNDDAFETARRMGRTEGILVGISSGAAVWAALQVAQRPENAGKLIVVIIPSFGERYLSTPLYAGLADA